The Lathyrus oleraceus cultivar Zhongwan6 chromosome 5, CAAS_Psat_ZW6_1.0, whole genome shotgun sequence genome includes the window ATTCGATGCGAATTAGTGATTTCATAGGATTTTTTAGCATTGCATAAACCAGAACATGATAACATTTACCTAGGTCCTAGGCCATAGCAGAATTCATTCCTCCCTCCACATGTACTATGATTGAAGTCACAAGGTAGCCCAGTGTCTACACAAAAAGCTCCAAGAACATTTGGACTGACATCTCCAGAATTCGATTGGCAGAATCCAGCTACAAATCGAGGCTTGTCAACATTCCTAGGAGCACCTCTCACCCGTCGGGTAACACTCGAACTTTTGGTAACTGGTCTACCAGGAGGAGACTGGAAAGAGAAAGCAAGTTCCAGTAATTCATGATCTGCATCAAAGTATTTTTAATGAGAATATAAATATAATTAATACAAAGCAAGGTAGCACTCATTTATGTTTCATCAGGCTACTCGGTCGGTCATAGCAAGCATATTAGCAACTGGTTTGGATTGACTTAATTGAGCTTATCTACTTAATTGAGGTTATCTACTGATATAAACACTTGTGAGAATGTTTAGGAGAGCTTATGAAAACAACTTATGAAAACAGTTTATTTTGTTTAGGAAATCTATAATGGAAAAGAAGCTAATAATTTCATCAATGGTTGCATTATACCTAAAAGCAAAATGTAAGTAACATACGATTATCACGAAGTCCAGGAATTATATTTGAGATTCTTTGAGGCAAGCCATCATTTCCGACTACATCAGAATCCATTCTTCCAGAATCTTTTTCCTCAAACCAATCTTCCATAAACCGTGCAGCCGCACCTTTATTATCCCCGCTGATTAACGAGTTTCTCCGACCCATTGAAGTCGGGTGAGTAGCAAACCAACTGAAGCTTCCAACAGGTCCCCTTTCATCATCAACAAACTTTAAAAGAGTCATTTCTTTATCAACATCATACTTATATTTACTTCTCTCTGAAGCAGGATTATTGAGATAAGCACTTGGACTTCGGTTCACACCAGCGTCTAAAAGCTCTCCTTCATCAACAAATACTGATCCGGGACGGAGATTTTCATGAGCCTGAATAATGCTTTTCTCGATACCATCAACAATAACATCAAACGACTGACGCACAAATCCGTAAGATGTTATAATATACAAAAAGTATTGAAGATAACCCCCAGGACCCGCATGAGTGTGAGTTCCGCTAATAGCTACATTCTTTTCCGTATACATCTCACCATATCTgtcaaacaaaacaaaattacaaaatcaacacCGCGACTATTTCAGATCAAAACAAAACATCAGTTACCAACTAATCACACTAACTCTACCTTGCTTTCAGCCTCTCGATTACTTTGGTTGTCACAATTTGTGAACCCATACAAGCATCAAGGTTCACAAAAACAACCCTATTACCCTTCGACGCTGCTACAATGAAAGCACGAGCGCGAAGCCTGAGGTGAATACCGGATGCAACTTGTTCTATTTTAGCATACCCCATCAAGTTAACATCAGCAGCAGGACCGGTAATGTCATAGCTTCCAAGACCAACCAAGTAACCCGAACCACAATACACAACAATAACATCACTCTTTAGTAACAGCAGGAGTAACAAAACTGTCCAAATTCTCATTTTTGTACACACCCTCCAAATATTCAAATGACAAAAAGTATTAAACTCCATCACAATCACAAACCCTTCAATCTCAGCAAGTTCTTCTCATTCTGCTTCACTAAACACACCACCAAAaaagcaacaacaacaataacaaataagcaaagATTCAGTTATTATAAAACTGAATCACAAATAAACAAATGAACAATTTTTCAGAACTACATATGCTATGTGCATGTTCAGTATTACAGTTTCATTATGAATCACAAAAAACAAATTTTCAGAACTATATAATAAAAATATTGGGAATAATAAGATAAAACTTTTACGATACCCAGATAAGAAAAGTTGCGAAATTTACATGAAAATAAAGATGGGGTGGTCTTGAAGTGTGATCAACGGATTACAGAAAGAGTGAGCCAGACGAGAATATGAGAGAGAGATTCCAATCTGAAAATGGGGTGTGAAAGCTGGAAAACTGAGTTGGTGGAGAAGTTGGAGCGATGTAGAGTGACGAGGAGCATGAGATTTGGATGTTTCGCAATTTGTCATTGTTCTTGTTCCTGTTTCATGTCAACTCAAACCAAGAGGAGAATTTAATAATATTATCTTATTCGatttaataatttaattttcattttacAATCAATTTAATAATTTACTACtaataaacaaataaaaaaagATTCCTCATAATTTACTACtaataaacaaataaaaaaaattccTCTACTACAAATATTATTAGGGTAATGTTATGCCCTAAAAACACAAGATAAGACATCCACTTATAAAAAATTTGTATTGAATGAAacaattataaaaataattttaaatatttattaaaatcAATATCCAATTTCTAATctaaaattattttctttaattcttaTCTTGTGTCCACAAGACACAAATTAACATCACCCATAACGTATACTTTAAATCTATCCGCctaatttattatttaaatagTAGTGTAAATGTTAAAAGTAAGAGAAATTGTAGTAGATagtaaaaaaatatataaataaatgTTGATGCAAAATTGAACTTGGatcaataatttattttaattttacacaATTTTAATTGAAAATATGATATTATTTGTTTTTCAATGTGTGAAAATGATAGAAGATAAAAATAGAAATGAATTTATTATACCATGATATTTTAATGTTTAAATAATATAAAGATATGGATCTTGTTCACTTGTGCTCTTGGGATATTAGTTAGAGTTACTAATATTAAAAAAATTGTGtggaataaaataaaattttaagtTTCAAGAAATTAAATGCACGCATttcaataaaatatttttataaatatatCATTAATGTGTGCTATTGGGACACATGTTAGCATTAGGTCTTGCTAACTTGTGTCCTTGAGACATAAATTAAAGTTActattattaaaaaaaattacgtggaataaaacaaaattttaagttttaAGAAGTCAAAATTTCGGTCTctattataataaaataataataattttacatcatttaaaaaaattaattgattttttattttatgtaaaaccaaaataaaatttattataatCTAAAAATTGTAATTATTTTAATAATGGtgattaaaatttaaaattattttttattttatttataatattagtCGATGAGAGAAAATATGTTATTAAGAGTTTCAAATTTTACTCATTTCTATTAGTGGTATTAGtgtgtttgtttttgtttcagGTTTTAAAAGTATATTATTGGATATATGGCTATGGAAATATTGGGAAATGCATTATTCTAATGTCTCAAgtttaataaaataattttaagaTATTTTTTATCTCAAAAAAAAATGTATACatagtttttttattttaagaTTTAAAGAGTGAAAATATAACATTTCTacaaaaataaatttaattaattataacTTCTAAAAAAATGTATACATAATTATTTTAAGAATCTAAAATTTTTACCAAACATTTAAGTTAGAAATAACTCTTTTGATAATAATGATCCTAAAAATACGATTTCAAATAATTTTAATCCCAAACAAATACACCCTATTATTTCCATTCAAAAGTAATAAATCAAGAATAATTGTTTCAAATATATTATTACCATTGCGACTAATATATTTAGGAATAGGTTGGTTAATATAGAATTGTTATTTTAAGTTTGACTTAAAAATCATTTATGATCACATTTAATGTCGGTTGTCACGATCACTAGGACGTGGCTAATGAGATTCCCTAGTAGTTCTCTCACTTGGCATCGTACTCTATGTCCTAAATGTAGGATGAGTCGTGAGTTTCCACTTTAAAAAAAAAGTGAGTGgtaaagaaaaaagaaaaaatagGGAGGTAGATCCACTTAAAGTTTCCAATCTAAAAGAGTTTTTTAATACAAAAGATAATGGCTAAATATCATTATTAATTTACTATGGTTTTGAGATTCATTTTGATCTCagaatttaaaaaaataaattatttgaGTCTTTTAAATGTTGAAAATATATAATATTTGTTCTTTTTGTCAAATTTGTTAATTAAAATCAATAAAACAGTTTATGTGGCATtgattaataaaataaaaaataattcaTAAATCCAAATTCATAATTCATAAACTCAAATCTAGAATTCCTACTAATTAAATTGTGATGGTATAACAAACTCCTCAACGCATGAATCATCGGCTTCAATTTATCTTTAACTCAAAATCCATAACACAAAATTTGTTTGAGAGTCATCGTGATAAACACAGAACGAGAACAATGTGAAAGAGTGGTCATCGTTAAAAAGAGTTGATAAAGTGTCGTTGTAGCTATTGCTAATTAAATTGATTTGTAGTTTGGGGGATTAGGGTTTCGTCATTGAATTCATTCTCATGTGTGATTTGCTTATGTTGCCTTAAATTTCAATAGGATTATGCGTTATAGACCGTGGCTACTGctttgtttatgtttttttttataattattttaacAATAAAGGAAGgtgaaataaaatagaaaattaaaattaatttataatattattcaTAAAATTGAATTACACAACGATTGAATAGAAAATCAATGACTCGATTGATCGTAACGTCCTACGGTTCCACATCCTATCGCATTTACTTGTCTTCGAGGTCTCTCACAATTTCCCTAAGGTGTTTGGAGTCTTGCAGTATTGGCCTAAGGCAAAGGTGGTTGGTGGGAAGGTCCTGACACATTTAAAGTATTTTCAATCATATCTCCCTAGGAGTTAGGGGTTGCGTAGTCGAGTTCGGTGTCCATGTTCTCGTAGTTGGGTCAAATGGATGGGTTACGTGTGGACGGGTTGGTTGGTTGAATTGCaacattgaatcgttttggaaacaAAGCAATGATTCTTGTGGTGTAAGAAAGTCATAAGGTGGTTGAGTGCTTTGACGATGTGATGTTTGGGTGTACATTGGTGGGGGGCTATAATGGGATGGGATGGAATCGTATGAATTATCGGGACTATATGTGTGAGTGCAACTTTCTGTTTATATAagttttgtatgatgtcaaaaaTTTTCATTTAGCATTTATGTACATTGGACGGTATCAACTTGAGTCTGGTTATGTATTTTGCATTAGGAAACACGATAATATTGGGgctatctatctatctatctatctatctatctatctatctatatatatatatatatatatatatatatatatatatatatatatatatatatatatatatatatatatatatatatatatatatatatatatatatatatatatatatatatatatatatatatatatatatatatatatatatatatatatatatatatatatatatatatatatatatatatatatatacttggTATATGCATCATTGTCTAGTAAGGTTTCTAGTGAGTAAAACCTATACGAAATCGAGATTTTAAAGAattttcatcatcttcaatcTCACTTCTATGCATgcacacaatcaaactacacataatcatttaTTTATTGGGTATCATCTAGATTGggattgataacgtccaattaggttATTTGTACCATTGATATTGGGTTGAGAATTTTGAGGATTTCTAATCAGAAAACTAAGGTGGGGTTTTTCTTTAAGATCgttagggtttgaaggttttggacaagattatgcAATTTGGATATGACCTAGTGAAGTCTTTGAAGAACGGGAGGTTCTTGGGCAAAGGAGTATCATGTAACAGTGGATCGCATTCGTAGATCTTGGGTTTCAATAAGTGTGCACTTGGAATTAATTTGACCtagtgaaagctttgaagaacaagggGTTTCGTTCAAAGAAGTAGCGTGAGAATGGTGAACTGAAGCAACATTGTTGTTTACTTGATCAAGGGTTTTGGAGGTggtagaatcaacatcaaacatagggtTTGTAGGGTTAGAATTCTTCATCTCCTCTATTCACATATTTGTAAAGTAAGATATAATATAATATCTCAATTTGAATTCAAATTGAGGGCAGTCGTTCCCATAGCGAGGTCGATtagggaactgcctaaacaaatccatgtatactctctctctctctctctctctctctctctctctctctctctctctctctctctcttcgTCTCTTTTTATTCTCGATTCACAAATTATCGATTGCATTAATCGTTTGATCAATATTGTTTAGATCATAATTTTGAACACATTTTGAAATAAGTCTTGTTGTGTAGATCACAAACCATTTgattgtgattggatttctaGAACAACAAAACCACGTAGAATTCCAAACATTGTTGATCGCATACTAAGTGTTCTACAAATTTCCTCACTTGTATTTTTGTGTGAattatcattggagatagacttaTCTGCATTACTTTACATTCAACTAGTTGAGATTAGTTGCTTTTGATTGATTTGTGAATCATTATCATACCATTATCTTTAATACGCATATCCAAGATTTTTGTTAATGGTTTTGGTTAAAGGGAGAGCtaaaatttcagatctagattttTTTTGGAGAGAAATTTTAGATCTAActttttcaagattttttttaCTATTTATCATAAGTTCACATTACCTCTCTCTCATCCTATTTATTCATGAAAAAAACGAATAAGCGCCAgtgaagctagcagaaatatatTCAAACGTAGCGCACgttcgaacatacaacagagtctccatcgaaatttatttattctcgaaggaaagggaaaacatcgataaaacccaggggaaagaGATAATTGGttaaggaagtcggttatgcaaggtGATTGTATTAACACCCCGTACAcccatggtactccatgggaaccgttttgattattCTTTCTCATATGAGTGTGATATCTAAAGgttactcgcaaaagaataagggaaaatGAAGGAAATATATACAGTGCGCGGTGAGGATTGggaccctcatgcctacgtatcctcatagtgcaatgaaGAATTCAAAGTTCCGTAGTTCATGGAACTAGTGGTAGGAGATGAAAAGAAGTCGTGACAACAAATATGGTTTGAAACAAAGAATCATGTTGTTTAAACTTCAACAAGAGGTGAAATATGAACCTAAGAGTAAAACTGGCATTGACCAATATATAGATAGTCTGAACATCTGCCATTATATGGTATAGCCGAAAACAAGGGAGTTAGGTGTTTGGTTTCATAGCACAAAAAAATCTTGGTTCACAAGGAGACACAAGATGAAGCTTAAAAAGGTAGTGTGTTTGGCTCAAATAATAGGGTAaatcacatgaagtgaatgaaggcAGAATTTGAATGCATCATGGATATGAATGGAGGGATGCCCTAAGGAAGGAAGAATAAATAAGTATGCCCGCAGAGGATTtgaaccctcgtgcctacgtattctcactgtACAATGAGAATTTAAGAAAAATTGCAGTTTATGGAACTACGAAAGCAAAGGAAAGATAAGGAAGTGTTTGCCTAAACAACTAGGACTAACAAGACAAATAACTTCAAGGACATGATTGCAGTGATGAACAATATAACTTGTTATTTTTCCAGTGgaatggacttgaaatttgggTGAATCAATTTGCATGGTACTTTGGAAATTTGATTTGGATTTGTTGCAAGGTTTATGACCATCTCGCTCCTTTTGCTGGTAAGGGATAAGCATTCTGGATTTGTGATTCCATCCTCTTGAGAGGGATGTGATATGATTGATCGCTTGATGGGATATTCTCCTTCTAAAATTTTGAACGCAAGTTTAAACTAACTGaagactaccctgcccctggttaaaCATGAGGGTTTTATGTATAAATAAAGAAACTCCTACTACGCGGCCCAAAAGGGTTGACTAtggattatcttccttatatctctggtgtttagggatttgagcaatgccttacatcatcagtacggtcttattcaaaagcatacatgcaACGATCTTGCGCATTTTAATTGtatcattctcttttgattttgtTTGAACAATAGTATGATACTGAcaaaataaaatatgagtgaacacaAATGAATTTAAGCAGAACATTCACgtttttttcattattattatcatctgaAAATCAGACAAGTTTTACAAATGAACAACATATAACGAACAAGAAAATATTACAATAGAGACATGATTAAATCAATATGATATTGCTATCCTTGATACTCCTCTGAAGAGGCAACTGAATCTGAGCAATCTTCACCACTAACTGCATTCACAACTTGTCTATAGTGATATGGCAACATATTGGTTATGACATTGGGTGTTGCCTCAGAGAATGACAAAACCTTCTAATCAATCAACTATTCTACCCTGGCCTTGAGAACCAAACAATCATCTATAGAATATCTTATGTATCCGACGTGGAGTGCACAAGACACATTAGGATTATGCTTGTGATTGTAGGGAGGAGTCGTAGGCGGAATCTCCTTTGGCACAATTTCCCCTTGCTGGACAAGATGCGGTAGAAAATGAGTGTATGATATAGGGACCTGGTCATGCTGATGACACTTCTTATCATAACGTATGCGCTGACCTTGACTCTCCTTGTGAACCACGAGTTGTTTGCGTTGtaaaaccaaacacttaattctttttctttttggtCATGACAATAGTGGGTATGTCTAGTTTCCTTCACGTCTTAGTCTATACCAGTTTTACTTTTGGGTTCATATTTTCACCCATTGTTAGAATTCAAAACAGATTATCCTTTGATTCAGACCATACTCGTTATCacacttcttttcacctcccatCACTAGTTTTATGAAATatgattgctctgattttctcattgtactgtgagaatacataggcacgagaaTTCATATTCTCtgcgagctaccttatttattaacatttcattcttcattcatcaatcaaaaccatctttttgagatcaaacATATAATTTTCCTTGGACTCCAtgtacatccttttaggatgATATAGCGACAatccaccttgtgaaccaagagttgtttggcttgtacccaaacatttaattccttctttttggcTAAGACACCTGTTTAATCTTCGGTTCAGGGTatattccttcatggatccaagaaACCTTTCTCCTTTGATTTCAAATTGATTGTTCCCCAGTAAGTGATGCATTATTCCATGTACTAAAACAACATTGCAATTACCCCTTGAAGttgtgtttgtcttgtgagtccaTATTGCTTAGACATACACTCTTTTGCTATCATTatgttggtacaagttataccTTTTCATCACTTTCAATCTCTCTTTTTGTTCTCGTGTTTCCACAAACTACGAATgctctaactttctcattgcataatgagaatacgtaggcacggGGATGTGAATCATTGGCGAACATAATCCTAATTATTCCTATTTCCAccttagggcatcatccatatctttcatgatccattatctaccttcaaTCATTGAACCGTTCACTCCAATGACACATTGTTTCTTTGAAATCGAAATACAATTTTCTTTGGAATTTCATATACACCCTTTTATGACCATATGATGACAATCCGCATTTGTACCTAGAATTGTTTGGCtcgtacccagacatttaattccttctttttggaCTAAGACGTCatttccctctatggtacaaattccatttctcctatggattccaatgTATACCCTGACCGTTGGTTTCAAATTACATTCCTTCAGTTACTTGTTACCAAATATTCAGTTATATGACTCTGGTCATTCATCCATCCATCTCAATGATGCAATCgtattctaccttcattcacttcatgtgatatgtcctatctttgagccaaatacatt containing:
- the LOC127084646 gene encoding neutral ceramidase 1; amino-acid sequence: MEFNTFCHLNIWRVCTKMRIWTVLLLLLLLKSDVIVVYCGSGYLVGLGSYDITGPAADVNLMGYAKIEQVASGIHLRLRARAFIVAASKGNRVVFVNLDACMGSQIVTTKVIERLKARYGEMYTEKNVAISGTHTHAGPGGYLQYFLYIITSYGFVRQSFDVIVDGIEKSIIQAHENLRPGSVFVDEGELLDAGVNRSPSAYLNNPASERSKYKYDVDKEMTLLKFVDDERGPVGSFSWFATHPTSMGRRNSLISGDNKGAAARFMEDWFEEKDSGRMDSDVVGNDGLPQRISNIIPGLRDNHHELLELAFSFQSPPGRPVTKSSSVTRRVRGAPRNVDKPRFVAGFCQSNSGDVSPNVLGAFCVDTGLPCDFNHSTCGGRNEFCYGLGPSYPDEFESTRIIGERQFRKAADLFNAAAEEIEGEVDFRHAYIDFSKLEVTISDQGVDKVVKTCPAAMGFAFAAGTTDGPGSFDFKQGDDKGSHFWKLVRNLVKTISKKQIDCQHPKPILLDTGEMNIPYDWAPSILPIQILRVGQFVILCVPGEISTMAGRRLRDAVKTVLSSHKDFEKVHVVIAALSNAYSQYATTYEEYQVQRYEGASTLYGPHTLNAYIQEFKKLAKALISGEPVETGPLPPDLLDKQVSLLPPVVVDGTPFGVNFGDVYSDVPQNSTFTSGDIVTVSFWSACPRNDLLTEGTFALVEILQGKDTWVPAYDDDDFCLRFKWSRRFKLSPMSKATMEWRIPQGVTPGVYRISHFGAAKGLFGSINHFTGSSSAFVVLI